In one Mycobacterium heckeshornense genomic region, the following are encoded:
- a CDS encoding acylphosphatase, which yields MSEPEVRLTALIRGRVQGVGFRWWTRSRALELGLTGYVANRLDGRVLVVAQGSRDTCQQLLDLLRSGDTPGRVDAVDVEWSEQVEDIPGFSAR from the coding sequence ATGTCGGAGCCTGAGGTTCGCCTCACCGCGCTGATCCGCGGGCGGGTGCAGGGAGTCGGCTTCCGCTGGTGGACCCGCTCCCGGGCGCTGGAGCTGGGGCTGACCGGCTATGTCGCCAACCGCCTCGACGGACGGGTGCTGGTCGTCGCTCAGGGATCCCGCGACACCTGCCAACAGCTGCTTGACCTGCTACGAAGCGGCGACACACCCGGTCGGGTGGACGCCGTCGACGTCGAGTGGTCAGAACAGGTCGAGGACATCCCCGGATTCAGCGCGCGCTAA
- a CDS encoding OsmC family protein, whose protein sequence is MTQLWVERTGVRRYTGHSSRGARVLVGSEDVDGVFTPGELLKIALAACSGMASDQPLARRLGDDYKTTIRVSGAADRRHERYPLLEETLEVDLSGLTAAEAGRLLVVVNRAVDQSCTVGRTLKSGTTVKFGIADVGA, encoded by the coding sequence ATGACGCAACTGTGGGTCGAACGCACCGGGGTGCGCCGCTATACCGGGCACAGCTCGCGCGGCGCGCGGGTACTCGTCGGTTCCGAGGACGTCGACGGTGTCTTCACTCCTGGCGAGCTGCTCAAGATTGCGCTCGCCGCCTGCAGCGGGATGGCCAGCGACCAGCCGCTGGCTCGGCGCCTCGGCGACGACTACAAGACGACCATCCGGGTGTCTGGGGCGGCCGATCGCCGGCACGAGCGCTATCCGCTGCTGGAGGAGACGCTCGAGGTCGACCTGTCCGGGTTGACCGCTGCTGAAGCAGGGCGCCTGCTGGTCGTCGTCAACCGGGCCGTCGATCAGTCCTGCACCGTCGGCCGCACCCTGAAATCCGGTACCACGGTGAAATTCGGGATCGCCGATGTCGGAGCCTGA